Below is a window of Picosynechococcus sp. PCC 7002 DNA.
AGAAAATTGTCTAATCTACGAACTGAAACGACTTCATTTTTGTCACCTATAGATTCTTTGCCAAATCTTTGTTCACACAAAGAATTCGATAACAGAAATGAAGAGAATGTAGACTTGTCTGAAACATGTAATATTTGCTCTTTATTCTGTTTGCCTAAAGCCAAATTATAAGTATACCAATTTGAGTCTTTACTAGCGGCTTGGCTCAATAACCGATACTCCTTGGATAATGGCTCAAAGGAGATGATTGTCCCTACGTAGCCGATATCTCGTAAAACCGAAGCAAATTGACCTTCATTTGCGCCAACATCTAGAATAAGGTTTACCTCATATTCTTTCAATATAGTTCTTAACCTTAGCAACTGTAAGCAGTCATAAACTTCCTTAGTGTATTTGATCTCATTTCCTATTGATATAGGATATTCCTCGGTATTGAGAATCATCGGAGTGCATTTCCCTATGTCAATGAACAGTTATTTATTTCGTGGGCCTAACTAGTGATTATACGGATGATTTCCGTATAAAATTCTCTCTGTTACTTTTATATGGAAAGTTTCTGCATAAACAGCCGAAAATGGGGTGTTAAGCAGAATGAGTCCGCATAGCATCTTTATTAGAGGCGATATACAGATTCTAAAATCCTACGTGACAATGACACCAGCCCCACTGCGGAAGTTGTTAGATGGGGTATGTGAGGTCTATTCGTCTCGAACATTACTCCTACCGTACCGATCAGAGTTATTTGGACTGGATTCGGCGGTATCTGCGTTATCACCAGTGCGGCCTTTGGTTGGTTTATCCAGCGTCGAACAGCATTACCAAGGCCGACTAGAGAGGATTCTCGTCCCTAAAAAATATTTTGTTACAAGAACATAGAGCCAAGGCAACCAATCAATACAATGGTTCAAGTCTGCTTGGCTCCCCCGTCATGGGGCTGACTAACGAATTGTGAGGTGCAACAACAATGGGTGTAATTGACTGGGCGATTGTGGCGATCTATGGCTTGATTGTCATTGCCATCGGCGTCATCGCCAGCCGCAAACAAACCAATACGGACGAATATTTTCGGGGTGCACGGCAAATCCCCTGGTGGGCGATCGCCTTTTCGATCATCGCCACTTCCTTTTCTGCTGCCTCACTCTTGGGGGGGCCAGGGGAAGGCTATACCAATGGCTTTCTATACCTCCAACTCCAACTAGGCGATCTCCTTGGCTATGGCCTCGTGATCGCCCTGCTCCTCCCATTTTTTGTGCGGCTGAACCTCACTACCGCCTACGAGTACCTCGAAAAACGCTTCGATGCTAAAACCCGTTCCCTCGGCTCCCTCTGCTTTTTGCTCTTTGTCATTGCCCGGCTAGGGGGATTGCTCTATGCCGCTTCCCTCGTGGTCGCCACGGTGACGGATATACCCATTAGCATCGCCATTCTGCTCGTAGGGCTCGTCTCGATTGTCTACACCGTCGCTGGGGGCATTACCGCCGTCGTTTGGACAGATGTGTTGCAGTTTGCGATGATTTTTGTCGGGATTGGTGCAGGGATCTGGACTGCCGTGAATGGGGTTCCTGGCGGTTTTGGGGAGCTATGGCAAGTGGCGGCGGCCAATGATAAGCTTGCAGTCTTTAATTTTTCCTGGGATCCAGGCTCCATCCGGTCTTTACCGACAGCCCTCTTTGCCTACGGGATCCTTGCTTTTGCCGTAGCTGGCACCAATCAGCAATCTGTACAGCGTTATGTTTCCTGCGCCGACGAAACTTCAGCCCGCAAAGCGATTTTACTCGGTTGGTTTTCCGGTCTTGTGGGGGTAGCGGCCACGCTTTTACTAGGGGTGCTGCTGTTTGGGTTTTACAACATCAATGGGGGGTTGCCCACCGAAGTGCCCGCCGACGGTATTTTGTCCCACTTCATTATCAATCAAGTACCCCCAGGGGCGTCTGGCTTTTTGGTAGCCGCGATTTTTGCAGCAGCGATGTCTTCCATTGACTCGGCCCTCCATTCCCTCGCGACTTGCATTACCGTCGATTTCTATGACCGCTACCGTCAACCTAAAGCCAGCGAAAAACAATCTCTACGCATTGCACAGATCCTGATCGTGATTTGGGGCTTAGTGGGTATTGGGGCGGCGTTTTATGTGGCCTCAACGGGGAAAGATCTACTGGAATTTCTGGTGAGCTATACCACCATGTTCCTGGGGCCATTGCTCGGTATTTTCTTGATGGGGGTTTTGTGTCCTCGGGTCAACGGTACGGGCGCTTTTTATGGAACGGTGGCCGCAGTCATTTTGGTGATTATTGGCTCGAATGCGGAATGGCTGACCTTCCCTGGTATTTGGCGGTCGGCGATCACGGCTCCCCTGGGGATTTTGCTGGGCTATGGGATCTCCCTGCTGGGTCAAATTCCGCCCCGGCGATCGCTACAGGGGCTCACCCTCTGGAGCCAAACCCAAGGGACTAAACCCCTAGGAAGACCGGGCCTAGAGGAAGATGTTTCTCGCTATGAGGATTATTAGGCATTTGTATCGATAGGCTGAGAGTAGGGTCAAATGGCGCGTTGCACCACGGCTCCGCTTAAAAGTTTAACGACAGGGGCCAGGGGAATCCGATATAATTTTTTGGCAAGTTCAATCCATCTCAAGATCGTAAAACCATGGCACTTCTGACCACCGGCAAAAGCTTCATTCGCACCGTAGAAAAGTCTGGCGCAGTTGCAGTCTATGCTCCCCTTGAGGGTGGTTTTGAAGGCCGCTATGTGCGTCGTTTACGTTGCTCTGGTTATTCAGTGGTCAATTTGACGGCGCGGGGTTTGGGAGATGTGGCGGCCTATTTAACGCAATACCACGGGATTCGCCCCCCCCACCTGGGTAAAAAAGATATTGCTGGCAGTGGCGCGGCGGTGGGTCTCCGGTATTATGTGCCGGGAATTGCGAGCTACCAATTGGAAAATCTCCCCCAAAAGAGCAAAGGGATTATTCTCTGGATCATTGAAGGGTTTGTGCTTTCTCGCCAGGAACAGGAATACCTTGTGAGCCTGACCCAAGACAATCCTCAGATTAAAGTGGTCGTGGAAATGGGTGGCGATCGCCAATTTTCCTTTAAGCCCCTGGCTGACCTCTTGGTTTAGTTAGAGAGCCGGGCGTAATTTTAAATAACCGTACAAAGAAGTTACGCCCACCACAATGCCGACAACAATTAAGCTGCCGTTAAGCCCCCAAAGCCACGTTGCCCCATTGGCGATCGCCGCCAGCCCGATAAACAGCAACCGAAACGCAAAGCTATTCAGGGAAATCAGGGTTGCCCGTAGGTTCGAGGGAATTCGCTCATTGAGATAGCTCAAGACCAACGGTGTGTTGCAGCCCCGCACAAGATAAATAACGACAATTAATAGAATCCCCCAGAGGTTTTCAATCAGGCCCATCGCAATGTAGGCGATCGCCATACATCCGGGCAGCAGCGCAAATAAGCGGCGGTAGGAAAACCAGCGGACGAAAGTGTGAACGCGCCAAGAAATAAGGGCCATTGCCCCGTGGAATAGTAACCAAGACCAGCCCAGTTGGGTCAAACCCAGACCCCGGTCTACAAGATATTCCTGGGAAACCCACACCACTAAAAAAGAACCGCAACTTAAGGATGCCGAAAAGAGCAGCAGCCACCGGAGCGATCGCCTTTCCTGAAAAATTGCCCGAATCTGCGGCAACAAAGTACGCCAGCCCGGTGTTTTTTCTGGGTGTTGCTGGGGCGGTTCCCGGAGCGTCAATGCCAACCCCAGATAAGCGCCAATGCAGAGAGTTTGCAAATAAAACGGATAGCGCAGATCCCACTGGGCGACCCAAGCTCCCATGAGACCACAGACCGCTTCTGTAATACCCATGATTGCGACTCCTTTTCCTTCCCAGGCTGCATATTTTTCGGTTCGATTCAGGGCAAGCAAACTATCGTAGGCGATCGCACTATCGGCTCCAGAGATTAAACTACCGCCAAGCCCTGTCAAGATTTCGGCCCAGGCAAACCAGCTAAAACTCCCTTGGGTGCAATAAATCAGCCAACCCACCAACCACAAACTCGCCCCCAGCACGAGACTATTTTTGCGGCCAAATTGATCGGCAAAATAACCCGACGGAATTTCCCCCACAAAGATCGCCGCCGACAAAATCGCCTTGAGTAACACCGCCTGGGCAATGGATAAACCCTGGGATTCGTAAAACAGCACGATGACCGGAATTGGAAACCAAGCAGATTCAAGGCCCTTGAGAAGCCAGAGGGTTGTTAAATTTTTTGTGATCAGTTCTGCTGGCTTTAAATACCCCATGTTTTGTTAAAGACACCATTGGTTTTACTAGGTGTTGCGAAACTCCGATTGATATTGCTCGCCTCAATCGCTCAGCCCTTGTACCCGCCGGCGATTAAGAAACAATAAGCAACGACTGTCAAGCATAAATCGTCACTACAATGACAAATATTTCAAGGTGCTGCAAAAGACCTCAAAAAATTCAAATCTTACCCTAAGCAAACGTTTTTCGATCGGTTGAGACCGCCCCCAAAAAGGCAATGTATTTGAGGTTCCTGGAGATTCACCGCTCTTTATTGTCGATTTCTTGAACTGATTGATTATGGTTCGTGTCACAAATCCTTTGTTACAGCCGTTGCTACGTGCCATTGCGCCCCTAGCGGTGCTGACCCTCGCTGGCTGTTCTTTTTCCGTCGAGGGCTTATCCTTTGGTTTCGGGAACAGAACCCTCGATGCTGAAAAACTCGAAACAGAAATCTCCCAAGGACTTACCACCCAAACGGGATTGGCGACGACAGCAGTGACTTGCCCTGAAGATAAAGCCATCGAAGCGGGCAATGTGTTTAGCTGTGAGGCCGCTTTGGAAGGAGGTCAGACCCTCGCCATTCAAGTCACCCAAAGTGATGACGAGGGTAATGTTAACTGGAGTGCCGATGAGGGCCTCGCAAATCTCCGGGGATTAATCTCCAGTGAGACTTTAGAAACACAAATCGCCCAGGGTATCGCTGAACAACTGAACGTCGAAGCGACCATCGATTGCGGTGCTCCCTATCGGATCTTGCTCACCGGCGAAAGTTTTAACTGCACAGCCACGGATAACTCTGGTAATTCGGCTTCTGTGGCAGTAACCGCTGAGGATGATGCGGGCAATGTGGTGTGGCGACTGCAATAAATTGGGCTTCGGGATTTCCAGAGTGCCCCAAAAGGCGATCGCCACCTTGTAAAATACCCACTTAACCATTGAGTTTTTTAGCAGCAAGCAACCTCAAAGCATTATGGACGCAACAACGCGGGTAGAACTGGGAGAAAATAGCTACGATATTGCGATCGCCAAAGAAAGCCTCCAACAAATCGGGACTTTTCTCCGTCCCCTCGACTTGGGTCAGAAGGTCTTAATCGTCTCCAACCCGGAAATTTACGGCCACTACGGCGAAACGGTGGTGAATTCTCTCCAGGCCGCTGGCTTTAGCGTTGATACCCACCTAATCCCTGCTGGAGAACAATATAAAAATCTGGCCTCCATCGAAAAAATTTACGACACAGCCTTTAAAAATCGCCTTGAACGCTCCTCGACACTGCTCGCCCTTGGGGGTGGTGTGATCGGCGACATGACTGGGTTTGCAGCGGCCACCTGGCTCCGGGGCATTAACTTTGTGCAGGTGCCCACAACTCTATTGGCGATGGTCGATGCGTCCGTTGGCGGTAAAACAGGGGTCAATCATCCCCAAGGCAAGAATTTAATCGGGGCGTTCTACCAGCCGAAATTTGTCCTCATCGACCCGACGGTACTCAAGACTTTGCCGGTGCGAGAATTCCGGGCGGGCATGGCGGAAGTGATTAAGTACGGTGTGATTTGGGACGCCGATCTCTTTACGAAACTCGAAGCCGCTGAGCAGATTGATAGCTACGCAACCATTGACCCCGATTTGCTGGATCTCATCCTCGAACGTTCTTGCCGGGCGAAGGCAGAAGTCGTCAGTCAAGATGAGCGGGAATCGGGTTTGCGGGCCATTTTGAACTACGGCCACACCCTCGGTCATGCCGTCGAAAGTTTGACCCACTACGAAACCTTTGTCCATGGGGAAGGGGTTGCCATTGGGATGGCCCTGGCAGGGGCGATCGCCACCCGGATGAATCTCTGGACGACGGCTGAGACCCAACGCCAAGATGCCTTGATTAAAAAAGCGGGTCTTCCCACCGAATGCCCCAATAATTTAGCGATTGAAGCGATTCTGGAGACCCTCCAGAGCGATAAAAAAGTGAAGTCGGG
It encodes the following:
- a CDS encoding FkbM family methyltransferase codes for the protein MILNTEEYPISIGNEIKYTKEVYDCLQLLRLRTILKEYEVNLILDVGANEGQFASVLRDIGYVGTIISFEPLSKEYRLLSQAASKDSNWYTYNLALGKQNKEQILHVSDKSTFSSFLLSNSLCEQRFGKESIGDKNEVVSVRRLDNFLVEVVKNIDKMRIYLKMDTQGYDLEVFSGAGTLLKNIVALQSEVSVVPIYHSMPDMLYSISLFQEAGFSLSGMYPVTYVKPTLQVIEFDCLMVKADTKIS
- a CDS encoding DUF4333 domain-containing protein, with translation MVRVTNPLLQPLLRAIAPLAVLTLAGCSFSVEGLSFGFGNRTLDAEKLETEISQGLTTQTGLATTAVTCPEDKAIEAGNVFSCEAALEGGQTLAIQVTQSDDEGNVNWSADEGLANLRGLISSETLETQIAQGIAEQLNVEATIDCGAPYRILLTGESFNCTATDNSGNSASVAVTAEDDAGNVVWRLQ
- a CDS encoding phage integrase N-terminal SAM-like domain-containing protein, with product MGYVRSIRLEHYSYRTDQSYLDWIRRYLRYHQCGLWLVYPASNSITKAD
- a CDS encoding NAD(P)H-quinone oxidoreductase subunit N, encoding MALLTTGKSFIRTVEKSGAVAVYAPLEGGFEGRYVRRLRCSGYSVVNLTARGLGDVAAYLTQYHGIRPPHLGKKDIAGSGAAVGLRYYVPGIASYQLENLPQKSKGIILWIIEGFVLSRQEQEYLVSLTQDNPQIKVVVEMGGDRQFSFKPLADLLV
- a CDS encoding sodium:solute symporter; this translates as MGVIDWAIVAIYGLIVIAIGVIASRKQTNTDEYFRGARQIPWWAIAFSIIATSFSAASLLGGPGEGYTNGFLYLQLQLGDLLGYGLVIALLLPFFVRLNLTTAYEYLEKRFDAKTRSLGSLCFLLFVIARLGGLLYAASLVVATVTDIPISIAILLVGLVSIVYTVAGGITAVVWTDVLQFAMIFVGIGAGIWTAVNGVPGGFGELWQVAAANDKLAVFNFSWDPGSIRSLPTALFAYGILAFAVAGTNQQSVQRYVSCADETSARKAILLGWFSGLVGVAATLLLGVLLFGFYNINGGLPTEVPADGILSHFIINQVPPGASGFLVAAIFAAAMSSIDSALHSLATCITVDFYDRYRQPKASEKQSLRIAQILIVIWGLVGIGAAFYVASTGKDLLEFLVSYTTMFLGPLLGIFLMGVLCPRVNGTGAFYGTVAAVILVIIGSNAEWLTFPGIWRSAITAPLGILLGYGISLLGQIPPRRSLQGLTLWSQTQGTKPLGRPGLEEDVSRYEDY
- the aroB gene encoding 3-dehydroquinate synthase; translation: MDATTRVELGENSYDIAIAKESLQQIGTFLRPLDLGQKVLIVSNPEIYGHYGETVVNSLQAAGFSVDTHLIPAGEQYKNLASIEKIYDTAFKNRLERSSTLLALGGGVIGDMTGFAAATWLRGINFVQVPTTLLAMVDASVGGKTGVNHPQGKNLIGAFYQPKFVLIDPTVLKTLPVREFRAGMAEVIKYGVIWDADLFTKLEAAEQIDSYATIDPDLLDLILERSCRAKAEVVSQDERESGLRAILNYGHTLGHAVESLTHYETFVHGEGVAIGMALAGAIATRMNLWTTAETQRQDALIKKAGLPTECPNNLAIEAILETLQSDKKVKSGKVRFVLPTKIGEVLITDQVSADLITDVLAPALC
- a CDS encoding MFS transporter; translation: MGYLKPAELITKNLTTLWLLKGLESAWFPIPVIVLFYESQGLSIAQAVLLKAILSAAIFVGEIPSGYFADQFGRKNSLVLGASLWLVGWLIYCTQGSFSWFAWAEILTGLGGSLISGADSAIAYDSLLALNRTEKYAAWEGKGVAIMGITEAVCGLMGAWVAQWDLRYPFYLQTLCIGAYLGLALTLREPPQQHPEKTPGWRTLLPQIRAIFQERRSLRWLLLFSASLSCGSFLVVWVSQEYLVDRGLGLTQLGWSWLLFHGAMALISWRVHTFVRWFSYRRLFALLPGCMAIAYIAMGLIENLWGILLIVVIYLVRGCNTPLVLSYLNERIPSNLRATLISLNSFAFRLLFIGLAAIANGATWLWGLNGSLIVVGIVVGVTSLYGYLKLRPAL